From the Corynebacterium sp. P3-F1 genome, the window CTCGCCGCTGGTCGCTGCGACGGCCGGGGCGGCAATCTTGGCGGTGTGTGAGGTCGTCGCCGGGCTCATCCCGACGGCCGCACCGGTGGGGGCAGTCTCCTCAATCGTCGGCGGGATCTTATTAGTGGTGCTGGTGTGGAGGAGAGCAGCGCAGTGAATACACATGACAACAGAGGGGTGAATATGGCTGGAACTGATGTGGCGCTTGCCGCTCGCGGCATCCGCGCAGGGTATGCCGACAGCGCGGACATTCTCCACGGCGTGGACCTCACAGCGCGCGCGGGGGAGGTAACTACTCTCATCGGGCCGAATGGATGCGGCAAGTCCACGCTGCTCAAGGCGCTGTCCAAGCTACTTACCCCCCGCGAGGGCAGGGTGCTTGTCAGCGGTGTCGACGTTCACACATTGAAAGCACGCGAGGCAGCTCGCCGCGTGGCCCTTCTTCCGCAGCATCCCTCCGCGCCGGACGGGTTATTTGCCGGCGAGCTCGTCGCACGCGGGCGCCACCCTTACCAGGGGCGCATGGCTGGACTATCTGCCGCGGACCATGAGGCGATAGCGCGTGCCTGCGAGGCCACCCAGATTACCGACCTGCTCGAGCGCGAGATTGATGCGCTCAGCGGCGGCCAGCGCCAAAGAGTGTGGCTGGCAATGACACTGGCACAGGACACGCCTGTGTTGCTTCTCGACGAGCCGACGACCTTTCTCGACCCCGCCAACGCGATGGACATGCTGGCGCTCGCCCGCGAGCAGGCCCGCTCTGGCAAAGCCGTGGTGATGGTGCTCCACGATCTCATGCTGGCCGGAATGTTCTCCGACACGATGGTGGTCATGCGCGAGGGCCGCATCCTGTCCCATGGCACCCCGAGGCAGGCCCTTACCGCCGAAGTGCTGGCGCAGGCCTACGGCCTGCGTGCCGAGGTATGGGATGACCCCGCGGGTGTCGCGCCCGTGATCGTGCCGCGAGGTACTGTGCACTAGTGCTGCCGACTGATCGGGTTTTGCATCCTACCCGCGTATAACAGGGAGGAGTTCTGGTCGCTCAAGTCCACCATGGTCTCTGGGTTGCGCCATTGCAGCCGGTTCAGGCAAGAGTTCATGAAGTCCGGGGCCAGCAGAGGCAAGTTCGAGCCAGAGTCGGGGTAGTCGGCCCAATACTTATCCACACAGCCACGTACGCAGGCCCAGAACTCTTCGTCGCTGAGGGTTCCGGCGCAGGATAGTAGGGCGCTGAGGTGACGCAGCACGCCATCGAGGATGTCGGTGTGGATCGGCTGGACGCGCAATTCCCCGTTCGTCGTTGCGTCGCCCTTGATGCGCGCGATGAAGTCGGGCACCTCGCGGCTGGGGTCGAGTACCGCCACCTCCTCCCCGATATCTTTGAAGAAAGAGCCCACGGGGACGAAGCCGTCCAGTTCCAGGATCACATTCTCGGAATGCAGCATGAATGCAATGTCGTATTCCGCGAGAGCGCGTATGGCGGGGCGGAGGTAGACATCGAGAAGCTTGCCGAGCCAGTCGGCGGGAGTGAGACCCGAGCGGGCGATCCATTCCGCTGCGAGTGGACGTCCAGCGCGATCAGAGTGAAGTACTGCGGCGAGGGTGACTGCGACGTTGCCCTCGCCGAGCAGCGGGATCGGGGACTCGCGCCACAGAGCCGCCAGCATTTTCTGGTGGGGGCCGTCGTCGGCGACGCCAGAGTTGACGCTTAGATGGTAGACATCCCCGGTCACGCCAACCGAGGCGATCTCCTTGAGCAGGCGAACGTTGTGATGGGTGAAGTCAGGGTCGGCATCGAGAAGCGAGCCCACCCACTCGTTGATGGCGGGGGTGACTGCCATGTACTTCGGGGACAAACCGCGGGTGAAGCCCATGTTGCGCACGGCGACTGCAGTTTTGACGTATGGGAGCTCGGGGCGCGTGAGATTGAAAAAGGTGCGCAGCGACTGCTGCGGGTGCATGAGATCCTCGCCCTCTCCGAGGTAGACTATGTCCCCGCTGAGAATGAGATCGGCGAAGACGGTGGTGACTTTGTTTTCCCACTGCCACGGGTGCACTGGCAGCGCAACATAGCGCTCCGAGTCGAACCCACGCTCCGCGAGAACACCTAGGTACTTGCGGACAATCTCCTCCACGTGCACGCTGCTTGTCGATGCCACATGGGCCGCCTCCTTGCGTACCGCGACCCACACCAGTGCGGTGGACCTGCCTGACTCGGGGACGTACGCTGCGGCCTCTGCTTCGCTCATCCCGGAGCGCCCTGCGTTGGCAATGAATCCCGGGTGGCCCTCTATCATCGCCGACTCGACGTATTGCATGTACTCGGCGGGGGAGAGCGACGCTGCGGCATCGGAAAGCTCCGTGACGGAGGGGCGGGACAAGGTTTCGGCGCGAGCCCGCCCAGCGAGCGTGGAGGACAGCTCTTCCAGGTATGTATGCACGAATGATGCCGGGATGTCCAACTGCGGGGCCAAGCGTGCAAAGAGCGGGATCAGGCGGACTGGGACGCCGCTTTCGTCGCGCACCGAGTCGGGGGCGATGTTGTAGTGCTCTAATTCGTGCGCCGTCGCGGTGAAGTGGATCTTCGTCTCGCCGACTGCGACGCTGTAGTGGCCGGGATCTCCTGTTGGGTGTGCGGTGAGCGCTCGCTCGTGGATCATCTCGCGCAGAGCCTTGGCAACAAGTTGGCGCTCCGCATGTCGGGCCGCGTCGCCCGTCAGGTGCGTGGCGGGCGAGGGCAGGTTCAGGTGCGGCACGCGGGCTCGTGCAGCGAGAGGAGAGGCGAAGAAATCCGCGGGCTCCACCGCTTGTATACACGCGGTTTTGTCAGCCAGTGCAGTCTCCGCGAAGCCGGGTACGGTGCGGAACCCGGCGAGGGAGTTTTTGGCGAGGATTTTGGAATTGCGTATGTCGGGCTCAACGAGGATGCGATGATGCTCGAACGGGGCTGAAAAGATCCAGGCAACGGTCGCGGCCATAAGGGCCGAGGTAAGTCCAGGCTCCGTGGCGGCACCCGCTGGTGGGGCGCACAGCAGGTGCATGCCTATGTCCCCGGAGCATACGGGCAGCTGCTCGGCCAGGTGATCGAGGAGCACATGCGCGGGGTCGTAGAGTTCAACGAAGGCGAGGGAGGAGCCCGCCCGCTCGATCATGTAGCCGCTTTCGTGCGGCGCGGCGGCGAGACGTGAGATCTCGGCTGCGACGTCGTCGGGCGAGGCATCGAGTGCACCCCAGAACCGCGATCGCGGGTCGATGAACCAGCGGTGCAGGGTTTCGCGATCGCTTGTGGCCACGGGCCGAAACTTCAGCCACCCGGCGGTGCTGTGGACCCAGCTCATACTGCGAACCCTCCGATACTTTGAAAGGCGATGGAGCGTTCGATGGGGTAGACTTCCCGGCCCATGATGGCGCGCAAAACGATGGAGTTGCGCCACGGACCCATTCCCAGATCGGGGCCGTTCAGGGAGATGAGGTGCTCGTCTGCGTTGAGTGCGAACAGGGAGTTCGCATCGTCGGCGGCGAAGTTTTCGTCTAGGTCGAAGCGGCCCCGCGCGTCGAGGTTGAGCAAGTCGCGTACGGGCTCGAGGAAGGTAGGGATTTGGGTACTACGGTAGCCAGTGCACAAAACGGCGGCGTGCGTCAAGTGTGTGGCCCGGGTGCCGCTTTGTTCGTGCCTCAGGTCGAACTCTAGGCAGTTACTCCGGCTGCATTCGTAGCTCACACTCACGCCGGCGCGAAGCGTAGTGTGCTCCGCCAGGTCGTAAGAAAGGCTGAGCCTATAAAGCATGTCGTAGATGGAACTGATCGTTTCAGACGAGATGCCCTTGTACAGGCTGCGGTCCTCCCTCACCAGCTGGTCGCGGAGGTCCATGGGCAGACTACGCACGTAGCGCGCATACTCTGGGGAGGTCAATTCCAGAGTGAGCTTTGTGTACTCCATGGGGAAGAAGCGTGGGGAGCGGGTCAGCCAATCCACGCGCTTTCCCTCTGCGACGGCCTGTGGAAGCAGGTCTGCGTAGATCTCAGCTGCGGACTGGCCGGAGCCGATCACGGTCACCGACTGGGACTGACGCAATGACGCGCGCGCCATGAGATAGTCGGCAGAGTGAATCGCGCGGGGTTCGTCGTCAGCACGCAGCGCACCGGATAGTTCTTCCGGGACGAAGGGTTCGGTGCCCACCCCGCTGACCACGTTGCGCGCAAAAACATCAGGGCACCCGGTGATCTCGATGATCCAGCGAGCACCGGTGGTGTCACGTACTTGCTCTGGGGCCGGGCGCACCGCGCGTACCTCACTGCCCCAGTGCGTGGTGCTGAGCTGCTCGCTCACCCATGCACAGTAGTCGGAGTACTCACTGCGAAGCGGGTAGAAGTTTTCGCGGATGTAGAAGCGGTGCAGCCGGCCGTTGAGCTTGAGGTAGTTGAGGAAGCTATATCGGCTTGTGGGGTCTGCCAGGGTGACTAGATCGGCCATGAAAGGAACTTGGATGGTGGACTCTTCTAACAACAGGCCAGGGTGCCAGCGGAAGGCAGGGCGTTTGTCGAAGAAGGCCGCGGTGATCTCTCCGGTGTCGACAAGCGGCTGTGCGAGTGCGGCGAGGCCGAGGTTGAAAGGGCCGATGCCGACCCCAACGATGTCGAAGGTGCGGTCGATGGCAGGGGTGTCAGGTATGGACATGGAGTGTGGCTCCTCCTACTTTTCTTGTGGTTCGTTCGCCGCGCTATTGGGCGGCGTTGCCAGGTCGTGGCTCACGTGGATTACAGCGCGGAGAGCGTTCTTGATTTCATCGAGCGTTAACGTTGGGTCCAGAATGGTGAACTTCATCAGGTGGCGTTCGCCGATACGGGTCACGGCGATGGCGGCGGTGCCGGATGCATAGAGTGCTTCGCGGATGGGCTCGGCGAGCTCGCCGAACGGGTCGCTGCAAAGCGAAAAGAGCACGGTGCTCAGATGGGGTTGTTCGTAGAGTTCGAGCTCGGCCATTTCGTCGTCGTGCTCAATCGCGTGCGCGGTGTCGCGTGCGAGCGTGATGACGGCATCAAACGCGGCTCCAAAAGCTTCGGGCCCAACGGTTCTCAGTGTCACCCAGAGCTTGAGAGCGTCGAAACGCCGAGAGGTTTGCAGCGAGTAGTCGGCGAGGTTAAGTTGTGGTGCTTCGGCCGGGTTGAGGTAGTCGGCGTGTACACGCGTAGCGGAGAGGTCAGCGGCGTGGCGCAGCAGCACCGCTGAGCAAGCCAGGGGCTGAAAGAAGGTCTTGTGGAAGTCGATGGTCACGCTGTCAGCCCGGTCGATGCCGCGAAGAAGCTCCGCGTGGGTGGCAGAAAAGCACGCAGCCCCGCCGTAGGCGGCATCGACGTGGAGGTGCACCCCTTCCGCCTGGCACACCTCGGCGACGGAGGCGAGCGGGTCGATCAGTCCGCGGTCCGTTGTTCCTGCCGTGGCGACCACGGCCGCGGGCACGAGACCGTCCTGCCTAGCGCGAGTGATGGCGGTGTTTAGCTCTTTCGGTTCCATGCTGACGCTGACGAAGTTGTCTTCTGCGATACCGAGAAGATCCGCCGCGCGGCGCACCGAGTAGTGCGCCTCGGGTGAAGCGAAAAAGGCGAGTGAACCTATAGGCGCATTAGCCCGAGCTTTGTTGCGTGCGATGGTCAGTGCCTGCAGGTTGGATTGGGTACCGCCGGAGGTGAACACGCCGTTGGAGGAATTAGGAAAGCCAACGGCGCGACTCACCCAGCGGATCAGACGTTGCTCGATGAATGCCGCCGAACCGGCCTGGTCCCAGGATTCCACCGCGGTGTTAAGCGAGGTGGCCAGAACATCCGCGGCGACGGCGGGCAAGGCAATCGGGCAATTCAAATGGGAAAGGTAACCGGGGTGGTGGTAAAAAACCGCGCTGTCGAGCCAAATCTCACGAAGCTCCGCGAGGACAAGGTCGAGTTGGTTGAGTGGGGCGGCGAGGTCAACGCCGTTGAGCTGCTCGGTAGCCCTGCAGGTGTCGGGCGGGGGAACGGGGTGCTGTGCTCCGTAGATTGCCTGAGCGGCGAGGGACGTTGCTTGGTCGAGAGCAGCACTGAACTCCCCCGCCGTCGCACCGCGCCCGACGAGATGCGGACCGATGTCGGTAGACGGGGAATGCTCAAAGTTGGAGGGCATGAACCAACATTAACATACTAAGGTTTGGCTAACCTCACTCTAGGGGCTGTTGAAGAGAATGCTGAAAAGCAGGGTGATCTCTTCGTGCGCATGCATCGTCACGCCTCGGCAGTCATCCAGGTCACGGTCAGCGAACGGGAAGCGTGATAGTAGTTACCGTTTCATGGTTTAACCTGAACACCTGCTAGGGTGAACAAGTCGCTTGTGTCCGGCGCTCGTTTTGTGTGCGCTGGCCGCAATGAAAGCTTGTAAAAAGTTACTGTCCACTACCTCCCGCGGCAGCCATTCCGGTCGGGGGAGCCAGGAGGCCACGTGTCAGCCATTGTTCAGGCGTTCAAGGATGCCGATCTACGTAAGAAGATCCTGATCACTATTGCGCTGATCATTCTCTACCGGATCGGCGCGCAGATCCCGACTCCGGGTGTCGATTACGGTGTGATCGCCGAGCGCCTGAAAGCGCTCACCGAAGGCAACGACGCCAATATTTTCTCGGTGATCAGTCTCTTCTCGGGCGGCGCTCTGCTGCAGCTGTCAATATTCGCGATCGGGATCATGCCGTACATTACGGCGTCGATCATCGTGCAGCTGCTCACCGTCGTCATTCCGCGCTTTGAGGAGCTGAAGAAGGAGGGCCAGTCCGGACAAGCGAAGATGACGCAGTACACGCGCTATCTGACTGTTGCGCTGGCATTGTTGCAGTCCTCCGGCATCGTGGCGCTGGCTGACCGGGAGCAGCTTCTTGGCCAGGGCGTGCCGGTTCTCGTGGAGGACCGGAGCCTGTGGACGCTGGCGATGATGGTCATCGTGATGACGTCGGGTGCCGTTTTGATCATGTGGCTCGGTGAGATCATCACGGAAAAGGGCGTTGGTAACGGTATGTCGTTGCTGATCTTTGCCGGTATCGCAACCCGCATTCCGACGGACGGCGCGAATATCCTGCGCCAGTCGGGCCCTGTCGTTTTCGCGGTGGTTGTCGCGGCGGCGATCCTCCTCGTCGTCGGCATCGTCTTCATCGAGCAGGGGCAGCGCCGCATCCCGGTCCAATACGCGAAGCGCATGGTGGGCCGCCGCCAGTACGGTGGCACGTCGACCTACCTTCCGTTGAAGGTTAACCAGGCCGGTGTTATCCCGGTGATCTTCGCGTCCTCCCTGATGTACGTGCCAGTGTTGATCACTCAGATCGTCAACTCCAACAAGCCGACTCCGCCGGACAATTGGTGGATGTCCACTGTTATGGCGTGGCTGCAGAACCCGGCTTCGTGGCAGTACATCCTCACCTATTTCGTGCTGATCATCTTCTTCGCCTACTTCTACGTTTCCATTCAGTACGACCCGTACGAGCAGGCGGACAACATGAAGAAGTACGGTGGCTTCATCCCCGGCATTCGCCCGGGCCGACCGACGGCCGAGTACCTGGCGTTCGTGATGAACCGTCTGCTCTTCGTCGGTGCGATTTACCTCGGTTTGATCGCTATTCTCCCGAATATCGCGATCGACCTTGGCATCAGCGGAAGCGGCGGAGCCGGGGGAACGACCGCCTTTGGCGGCACAGCTATCCTGATTATGGTCTCCGTGGCCCTGACCACGGTCAAGCAAATTGAATCCCAGCTACTGCAATCCAACTACGAAGGACTGTTGAAATAATGCGTCTCGTTCTCCTCGGCCCTCCCGGTGCCGGCAAAGGCACCCAGGCAGCGATTCTTTCTGAGAAGCTGAACATTCCGCACATCTCCACGGGCGATCTGTTCCGCGCAAACATCGGTGAAGGCACTCCGCTGGGCAAAGAAGCCAAGGAGTACATCGACGCGGGCAAGCTTGTTCCCACCGATGTCACCGCACGCATGGTGGAGGAGCGCCTCAACGAGGATGACGCACGGAACGGCTGGCTTCTCGACGGCTTCCCGCGCACTGTTGAACAGGCGGAGATCCTCGAAGAGCTTCTGTCGCGCAACGGCCAAGAACTTGATGGTGTCCTGAACTTCCAGGTCGACGAGGATGTTGTCGTGGAGCGCATGCTCGCACGCGGTCGCGCGGACGACAACGAGGACACGATCCGTACGCGACTGCAGGTGTACCGCAACGAGACTGCTCCGCTGATCGACCACTACGGCGACGCGATCATCAACATCGTCGCCGAGGGCGACGTCGACGAGGTCAACGCTCGCGCAATGGAGCGCCTTCAGCGCTAACGGATACGACACTCTAAAGGTTCTCGCATGCTGTTCGGCCGCAAGAAATCCATCCCGGCAAAGTCACCGGGCGAGCTCGACGCGATGGAAGCGGCTGGCCGTATCGCCGGCATTGCGCTTCGCGAGGTACGTGAAGCGGCTGCTCCCGGAGTCTCTACCGCTGAGCTGGACCGTGTCGCCGAAACCGTGATCCGCGATCACGGGGCAGTGCCGACCTTCAAGGGGTACAACGGCTTTCCCGGCTCCATTTGCGCATCGGTGAATGAAGTCGTGGTTCACGGAATCCCAAGCGCTGACATTGTTCTCGCAGAGGGCGATCTCGTGTCCATTGACTGCGGCGCTACCCTTGACGGCTGGGTGGGCGACTCTGCTTGGAGTTTCGGGGTGGGGGTGCTAGCGGACGACGTCGATAAGCTGAATCGGGCGACCCGCCAAGTCTTGCTCGAAGGATTGCAAGCAATGGTGCCAGGTAACCGGCTCTCCGATGTCTCCTATGCCCTTGAAACGGCGACTCGCCGGGCGGAGACGGATTTCGGCGTGAAGCTCGGCATCCTTGACGGCTACGGTGGCCACGGTATCGGCCGCGAAATGCATGAGGATCCTTACTTGCATAATGAAGGCCGTCCCGGCCGCGGCCCGCTCATCGCAGCGGGATCCGTGCTGGCTATCGAGCCGATGCTGATTCTGGGCGGCGAGACCGATTCGGATGTCCTCGATGACGACTGGACAGTGGTCACAGCGGATAGAGCGCCCGCCGCGCACTGGGAACACACCGTGGCTGCGACGGAGATTGGTCCCCGAATCCTCACCCCTCGAGCGGCATGAAACAAGGGAGTTCAGTCAGTAATCACAGTTTTTGCCAACGAGGCAGTATACTTCCCAGCATGTCGTACTCTCCGCGTAACGCACGCCAGACCACTCGTTCCCGTTTTGTTCGCCGAGCGGGCTCGCTAGTCGGGAGCGCTGGTATTGCAGCCGCTCTCGTGATGACCCCGGCTATCGCAGAGGCCGCTCCAGCGATCCCTGCCCCGGCAGCGTCCAGCAATTCCCCGTTCCTGCAGCAGGCGGAAAAGAGCCTCCAGGCTGCGTCGATGCAGGTCACCACCAACGCTCGCAACGCGGTGTGGGACGCCCGCAACGCGCTTCGCGCCCAGGCTACCGCGATCTCGCGCGGT encodes:
- a CDS encoding ABC transporter ATP-binding protein translates to MAGTDVALAARGIRAGYADSADILHGVDLTARAGEVTTLIGPNGCGKSTLLKALSKLLTPREGRVLVSGVDVHTLKAREAARRVALLPQHPSAPDGLFAGELVARGRHPYQGRMAGLSAADHEAIARACEATQITDLLEREIDALSGGQRQRVWLAMTLAQDTPVLLLDEPTTFLDPANAMDMLALAREQARSGKAVVMVLHDLMLAGMFSDTMVVMREGRILSHGTPRQALTAEVLAQAYGLRAEVWDDPAGVAPVIVPRGTVH
- a CDS encoding GNAT family N-acetyltransferase, which gives rise to MATSDRETLHRWFIDPRSRFWGALDASPDDVAAEISRLAAAPHESGYMIERAGSSLAFVELYDPAHVLLDHLAEQLPVCSGDIGMHLLCAPPAGAATEPGLTSALMAATVAWIFSAPFEHHRILVEPDIRNSKILAKNSLAGFRTVPGFAETALADKTACIQAVEPADFFASPLAARARVPHLNLPSPATHLTGDAARHAERQLVAKALREMIHERALTAHPTGDPGHYSVAVGETKIHFTATAHELEHYNIAPDSVRDESGVPVRLIPLFARLAPQLDIPASFVHTYLEELSSTLAGRARAETLSRPSVTELSDAAASLSPAEYMQYVESAMIEGHPGFIANAGRSGMSEAEAAAYVPESGRSTALVWVAVRKEAAHVASTSSVHVEEIVRKYLGVLAERGFDSERYVALPVHPWQWENKVTTVFADLILSGDIVYLGEGEDLMHPQQSLRTFFNLTRPELPYVKTAVAVRNMGFTRGLSPKYMAVTPAINEWVGSLLDADPDFTHHNVRLLKEIASVGVTGDVYHLSVNSGVADDGPHQKMLAALWRESPIPLLGEGNVAVTLAAVLHSDRAGRPLAAEWIARSGLTPADWLGKLLDVYLRPAIRALAEYDIAFMLHSENVILELDGFVPVGSFFKDIGEEVAVLDPSREVPDFIARIKGDATTNGELRVQPIHTDILDGVLRHLSALLSCAGTLSDEEFWACVRGCVDKYWADYPDSGSNLPLLAPDFMNSCLNRLQWRNPETMVDLSDQNSSLLYAGRMQNPISRQH
- a CDS encoding lysine N(6)-hydroxylase/L-ornithine N(5)-oxygenase family protein, whose amino-acid sequence is MSIPDTPAIDRTFDIVGVGIGPFNLGLAALAQPLVDTGEITAAFFDKRPAFRWHPGLLLEESTIQVPFMADLVTLADPTSRYSFLNYLKLNGRLHRFYIRENFYPLRSEYSDYCAWVSEQLSTTHWGSEVRAVRPAPEQVRDTTGARWIIEITGCPDVFARNVVSGVGTEPFVPEELSGALRADDEPRAIHSADYLMARASLRQSQSVTVIGSGQSAAEIYADLLPQAVAEGKRVDWLTRSPRFFPMEYTKLTLELTSPEYARYVRSLPMDLRDQLVREDRSLYKGISSETISSIYDMLYRLSLSYDLAEHTTLRAGVSVSYECSRSNCLEFDLRHEQSGTRATHLTHAAVLCTGYRSTQIPTFLEPVRDLLNLDARGRFDLDENFAADDANSLFALNADEHLISLNGPDLGMGPWRNSIVLRAIMGREVYPIERSIAFQSIGGFAV
- a CDS encoding aspartate aminotransferase family protein; translated protein: MPSNFEHSPSTDIGPHLVGRGATAGEFSAALDQATSLAAQAIYGAQHPVPPPDTCRATEQLNGVDLAAPLNQLDLVLAELREIWLDSAVFYHHPGYLSHLNCPIALPAVAADVLATSLNTAVESWDQAGSAAFIEQRLIRWVSRAVGFPNSSNGVFTSGGTQSNLQALTIARNKARANAPIGSLAFFASPEAHYSVRRAADLLGIAEDNFVSVSMEPKELNTAITRARQDGLVPAAVVATAGTTDRGLIDPLASVAEVCQAEGVHLHVDAAYGGAACFSATHAELLRGIDRADSVTIDFHKTFFQPLACSAVLLRHAADLSATRVHADYLNPAEAPQLNLADYSLQTSRRFDALKLWVTLRTVGPEAFGAAFDAVITLARDTAHAIEHDDEMAELELYEQPHLSTVLFSLCSDPFGELAEPIREALYASGTAAIAVTRIGERHLMKFTILDPTLTLDEIKNALRAVIHVSHDLATPPNSAANEPQEK
- the secY gene encoding preprotein translocase subunit SecY, which gives rise to MSAIVQAFKDADLRKKILITIALIILYRIGAQIPTPGVDYGVIAERLKALTEGNDANIFSVISLFSGGALLQLSIFAIGIMPYITASIIVQLLTVVIPRFEELKKEGQSGQAKMTQYTRYLTVALALLQSSGIVALADREQLLGQGVPVLVEDRSLWTLAMMVIVMTSGAVLIMWLGEIITEKGVGNGMSLLIFAGIATRIPTDGANILRQSGPVVFAVVVAAAILLVVGIVFIEQGQRRIPVQYAKRMVGRRQYGGTSTYLPLKVNQAGVIPVIFASSLMYVPVLITQIVNSNKPTPPDNWWMSTVMAWLQNPASWQYILTYFVLIIFFAYFYVSIQYDPYEQADNMKKYGGFIPGIRPGRPTAEYLAFVMNRLLFVGAIYLGLIAILPNIAIDLGISGSGGAGGTTAFGGTAILIMVSVALTTVKQIESQLLQSNYEGLLK
- a CDS encoding adenylate kinase, with amino-acid sequence MRLVLLGPPGAGKGTQAAILSEKLNIPHISTGDLFRANIGEGTPLGKEAKEYIDAGKLVPTDVTARMVEERLNEDDARNGWLLDGFPRTVEQAEILEELLSRNGQELDGVLNFQVDEDVVVERMLARGRADDNEDTIRTRLQVYRNETAPLIDHYGDAIINIVAEGDVDEVNARAMERLQR
- the map gene encoding type I methionyl aminopeptidase is translated as MLFGRKKSIPAKSPGELDAMEAAGRIAGIALREVREAAAPGVSTAELDRVAETVIRDHGAVPTFKGYNGFPGSICASVNEVVVHGIPSADIVLAEGDLVSIDCGATLDGWVGDSAWSFGVGVLADDVDKLNRATRQVLLEGLQAMVPGNRLSDVSYALETATRRAETDFGVKLGILDGYGGHGIGREMHEDPYLHNEGRPGRGPLIAAGSVLAIEPMLILGGETDSDVLDDDWTVVTADRAPAAHWEHTVAATEIGPRILTPRAA